The Fibrobacter sp. UWB5 genome has a window encoding:
- a CDS encoding GLUG motif-containing protein: protein MKFGFVVSAVLSLFAIQSFAANGTMKGAGSAKNPFQIEDYEDLKAIGTGAYLYSSDYALAKDIDASASMNEMCNADGCNGFIPIGKNKDAADSIIFWGNIDGQNHTISNLNLWLPCERDVAFIAYLGGSVSNLNFDHVNVTGRVSESNYVATVAAKSVGKIRNVKVTNGFVQGQNYVGGIVGHATKEYNEGATIVNASFQGTIKGSQRVGGIVGQLDMDLDSAFVDAEIIALKKDVGGIVGYLTGAVRRTRSTGSIIPGMPDVDDVGGVAGYSKGGVYSCVSLMNLISYGYTFDDDIGGIVGDNAQGAVLYSYALGNVEGSSDVGGIVGTDGRVMNSYAFGSVKGEQYVGGIAGSYAGVFHSYAVVSVQGKSDVGGLIGGSPDSIVSSYWNTEISGIDSSAGGVGLTTAQMLKWDSYVGWDTVGYEEYVIDGTDTCAYYEYIGYCTSPTGNFIKTWDIDDGKSFPYLKENDFSKRSLVPIAVPTVAAKWQETPTVAALIDVEGELVGKWTGSVQPVFVDDTLCRDSLYYGYRIGVVVGKDTVWGTSSHVAIPNKIEISTFAELQKIGHDIAYPLLGNYELTADIDAKGLNFEPIGDSVHIFHGTFDGKNHTIKNLVIDKPTRDFTGLFGFVESAVIQNLTLENAKVVGSWVVGALIGESRNAVVSHVVSLNGDVQGEWSVGGLIGYGIADSVTYVGTTGKVKGTENVGGLVGSIEAYFELTDAFSVNVVKGHEDVGGVIGYNYDYSYGDMIPNIYRVYSASMIKSPRSAAEGIVEHGGSSVDDSTCFFDSTVAGIGRKGKTTEEMLLKSTYKDYDFETVWEIQNGVSYPYFKGMDPILPGMLVDDGTVNVLAGAGTETVPYKIYDYDDLKYVGKYEYGLDAYYKLMGNINATASFKENCNADSTLCKGFEPIGEFSGVFIGNNKIIAGLNINRPDEDSVGLFRALAKGAKVSNVVFDTASYLGESYSYGPARTRGAIRGKNYVGVLAGVDNGATVENIFIKYDVAGENYVGSLAGKKSAGSVVRSASRFLVSGKENVGGLVGFLGEASVTDCYSIANVSGTKNIGGLVGSSDKAIVKNSFAAGQVVGDSKWGGLAGSDNKSTYTSVYYDTTLWYVNTTAAGDLRNTTEMVKKENYEGWDFDSTWKIAADSTYPYLSWLTKPYYISKTMKEKIYPNQAVDQTMMKMAGSGTEKDPFLIKTYGDLKSIGFGKYKLSAVYRLANDIDAAASRTDERFAVGGTGFKPIGKYDVLEEFCNCYGVVLGGYTKQDTGAFTGEFHGGGHSIDSLYTGFWDKENKTVGFIDTVAKSAVVDSLTFKGYSVGREDFGMKIGGVATVNHGAIRNVDVDIVMDSVYQSAGFVFRNYGSIENVSVKGKINGGRLVSGIAHLNYGTIANAKIDAQWIGGASAAGVAALNWGTIKNVSVKANVKENSGFVGGIAGLNAPGGTIDKSSVNVDVSGQKSSSEGFSIYYEDGGEISVYYDVQGVAGLVAVDSGMVKNSTASGVINAKGALYVGGLIAKAYSKELKGLHASVDVAGDHYVGGLVGLNETTISECYATGNAEGTGTFSYSGAFVGHNKGLVERSFATGNAYSAASFVGGNDGTIRQSYSTGNVEGTGSFAHNNQSVIEDCYSTGDVLAIDSYYGFGFVEINGNDAEVRGYSSGSAFKDGIRFCDGLPARTKPSDEYYYLAEACSDSMIVGKGLTDAQMKMQKSFAAFDFDSVWYIAEGMSYPQLRNMPNPPVASNGELLYSAKPLAKDIRAELLAGAFVMDSTAKKVLKLDSASEALLDSLENEKSPSGTFVISYRVGILFDSDTLWSRTASVELTIEKTTGARVRNVVVMHSLGAAFRDAHVALHFGIPDAGAVKFLLMDMQGRVVKAFDLGRRAAGEYFETVAAEGVVRGRYIGVLQVNGRVTDKVMLLKR, encoded by the coding sequence ATGAAATTTGGGTTCGTTGTTTCGGCCGTATTGTCATTGTTTGCGATTCAGTCTTTTGCCGCAAACGGTACCATGAAGGGGGCCGGTTCTGCTAAAAATCCATTCCAGATTGAAGACTACGAAGACTTGAAGGCGATAGGCACGGGCGCCTATCTGTATTCTTCGGATTATGCTTTGGCAAAGGACATCGATGCCTCGGCTTCGATGAACGAGATGTGCAATGCGGATGGCTGTAACGGCTTTATTCCTATCGGCAAGAACAAGGATGCCGCCGACAGCATTATCTTCTGGGGAAATATCGATGGCCAGAACCACACCATCAGCAACTTGAATCTTTGGCTCCCGTGCGAAAGGGATGTGGCTTTTATTGCATACTTGGGCGGTTCCGTTTCTAACCTGAACTTTGACCATGTCAACGTGACGGGCAGGGTGTCCGAATCGAACTATGTGGCGACGGTTGCTGCAAAGTCCGTGGGAAAGATCAGGAACGTCAAGGTGACAAACGGTTTTGTCCAAGGGCAAAATTACGTGGGCGGCATTGTCGGCCACGCCACGAAGGAATATAACGAAGGCGCGACTATTGTGAATGCCTCTTTCCAGGGGACCATCAAAGGTTCGCAGCGGGTGGGGGGCATTGTCGGCCAGCTGGACATGGATCTCGATAGCGCCTTTGTCGATGCAGAAATCATTGCCTTGAAAAAGGATGTGGGCGGTATCGTCGGTTATTTGACGGGCGCTGTGAGGCGTACCCGTTCTACCGGCTCGATTATCCCGGGAATGCCGGATGTTGATGATGTGGGTGGCGTAGCGGGCTACTCCAAGGGAGGCGTTTATTCATGCGTATCCTTGATGAACTTGATTTCTTACGGATACACTTTTGACGATGATATTGGCGGCATTGTTGGCGACAACGCGCAGGGCGCCGTTCTGTATTCGTATGCCCTTGGTAACGTTGAAGGTAGTTCGGATGTCGGTGGCATTGTCGGAACCGACGGCCGTGTGATGAATTCGTATGCCTTTGGCTCGGTGAAAGGGGAACAGTATGTCGGTGGCATTGCCGGTTCCTATGCTGGCGTTTTCCATTCTTATGCGGTCGTTTCGGTCCAGGGAAAAAGCGATGTCGGCGGATTGATTGGGGGTTCTCCCGATTCAATTGTTAGCTCTTATTGGAATACCGAGATTTCGGGCATTGACTCGAGCGCCGGTGGAGTCGGCCTTACGACTGCCCAGATGTTGAAATGGGATTCTTATGTGGGCTGGGATACCGTGGGCTACGAAGAATATGTGATCGATGGTACGGACACCTGCGCTTATTACGAATATATAGGTTATTGCACTAGCCCCACAGGAAACTTTATTAAAACCTGGGATATAGACGATGGCAAGTCGTTTCCCTATCTGAAAGAAAATGATTTCTCGAAAAGGTCACTTGTTCCGATTGCGGTCCCGACGGTGGCAGCTAAGTGGCAAGAGACTCCGACGGTTGCCGCGCTCATTGACGTAGAAGGTGAGCTTGTAGGAAAGTGGACAGGCTCTGTGCAGCCGGTATTTGTAGACGACACCCTTTGCAGGGATTCCTTGTACTATGGTTATAGAATTGGCGTGGTCGTCGGTAAGGATACGGTGTGGGGAACGTCGAGCCATGTGGCAATCCCGAACAAGATTGAAATTTCGACTTTTGCTGAACTCCAGAAAATTGGACACGATATCGCTTACCCGCTGCTGGGTAATTATGAACTGACAGCCGATATCGATGCTAAGGGCTTGAATTTTGAACCCATTGGCGATAGCGTGCATATTTTCCACGGAACGTTTGACGGCAAGAACCATACCATCAAGAATTTGGTCATTGACAAGCCCACCCGCGACTTTACAGGACTGTTTGGATTTGTTGAAAGTGCCGTGATCCAGAACTTGACGCTTGAAAATGCGAAGGTTGTGGGCTCCTGGGTCGTGGGCGCCTTGATTGGCGAATCGCGCAATGCGGTCGTGAGCCATGTCGTGTCTTTAAACGGCGATGTTCAGGGTGAATGGTCCGTAGGGGGCTTGATTGGTTACGGTATTGCAGATAGTGTTACCTATGTCGGGACTACCGGAAAAGTCAAGGGTACAGAGAATGTCGGCGGCCTGGTCGGCAGCATAGAAGCTTACTTTGAATTGACGGACGCATTCTCCGTTAACGTTGTCAAGGGTCACGAAGACGTCGGTGGCGTTATCGGCTACAATTACGATTACAGCTATGGTGACATGATTCCGAATATCTATCGCGTTTATTCGGCAAGCATGATCAAGTCTCCCAGATCTGCTGCCGAAGGAATTGTTGAACATGGTGGCAGTTCGGTGGATGACAGCACCTGTTTCTTTGACAGTACCGTTGCAGGAATTGGCCGAAAGGGCAAGACGACTGAGGAAATGCTGTTGAAGTCGACGTATAAGGATTATGACTTTGAAACGGTATGGGAAATTCAGAACGGCGTTTCTTATCCGTACTTCAAGGGCATGGACCCGATTTTGCCGGGTATGCTCGTAGACGACGGTACGGTAAACGTGCTCGCCGGCGCCGGCACCGAAACGGTCCCCTACAAGATTTACGATTACGATGATCTCAAGTATGTCGGTAAATATGAATACGGCCTTGATGCCTACTACAAGCTGATGGGCAATATCAATGCTACGGCTTCGTTCAAGGAAAACTGCAATGCTGACAGCACCTTGTGTAAGGGCTTCGAGCCGATCGGTGAATTCAGCGGTGTGTTCATCGGAAACAACAAGATTATTGCGGGCTTGAATATCAACCGCCCCGACGAAGATTCGGTGGGACTTTTCCGGGCTCTGGCGAAGGGTGCCAAGGTAAGCAACGTTGTCTTTGATACGGCTTCGTATCTTGGAGAAAGCTATTCGTATGGACCTGCGCGTACTAGGGGTGCCATCCGTGGTAAGAACTATGTCGGCGTCCTGGCCGGTGTCGATAACGGCGCGACGGTCGAAAACATCTTTATCAAGTATGATGTTGCCGGCGAAAATTACGTTGGCTCTCTTGCCGGTAAGAAATCTGCCGGCTCTGTCGTGAGGAGCGCTTCTAGATTCCTGGTCTCGGGCAAGGAAAACGTGGGCGGTCTCGTGGGCTTTTTGGGCGAGGCCAGCGTAACGGATTGCTATTCTATCGCAAATGTCTCGGGAACAAAGAATATAGGCGGCTTGGTAGGTTCTTCTGACAAGGCAATCGTGAAAAACTCGTTTGCCGCAGGTCAAGTCGTAGGCGATTCTAAATGGGGTGGCCTTGCGGGCTCTGACAACAAGTCGACCTACACCTCGGTCTATTATGATACGACACTCTGGTATGTTAATACGACGGCTGCGGGGGATCTCCGCAATACAACAGAGATGGTCAAGAAGGAAAACTACGAAGGCTGGGATTTCGATTCAACCTGGAAGATCGCAGCAGATTCGACTTATCCCTATTTGTCGTGGCTGACTAAGCCTTACTATATATCCAAGACAATGAAGGAAAAGATTTATCCGAATCAGGCTGTGGATCAGACCATGATGAAAATGGCCGGTTCCGGTACGGAAAAAGACCCGTTCTTGATCAAGACCTACGGAGACTTGAAATCAATCGGATTCGGAAAATACAAGCTGTCGGCCGTTTATCGCTTGGCTAACGATATCGATGCCGCCGCTTCCAGGACGGATGAGCGTTTTGCTGTCGGTGGAACAGGATTCAAGCCTATTGGTAAGTACGATGTGTTGGAAGAATTCTGCAACTGTTACGGTGTTGTCCTTGGCGGTTACACAAAACAGGATACCGGTGCTTTTACCGGCGAATTCCATGGTGGTGGCCATAGCATCGATAGCCTGTACACAGGATTTTGGGATAAAGAAAACAAGACTGTAGGATTTATTGATACGGTTGCCAAATCTGCGGTTGTAGACAGCTTGACGTTCAAGGGCTATTCTGTCGGTCGCGAAGACTTTGGAATGAAAATAGGTGGCGTTGCTACGGTGAACCATGGTGCTATCCGGAATGTAGATGTCGACATTGTGATGGACAGTGTTTATCAAAGTGCGGGGTTCGTGTTCAGGAACTATGGTTCCATCGAGAATGTATCGGTTAAAGGAAAAATCAATGGTGGCAGACTCGTATCTGGCATTGCACACTTGAATTACGGAACCATTGCCAATGCCAAAATCGATGCGCAGTGGATTGGGGGTGCAAGTGCCGCCGGTGTTGCCGCGTTGAACTGGGGAACCATCAAGAATGTTTCTGTTAAGGCGAACGTAAAGGAAAACTCTGGCTTCGTAGGTGGCATTGCCGGGTTAAATGCTCCTGGTGGAACGATTGATAAGAGCTCTGTGAATGTTGATGTATCTGGACAGAAATCATCTTCAGAAGGTTTCTCCATTTATTACGAAGATGGTGGGGAAATCTCGGTATATTATGATGTGCAAGGCGTTGCAGGCCTTGTCGCAGTCGATAGCGGAATGGTCAAAAATTCTACGGCGTCGGGCGTTATCAATGCAAAAGGAGCCCTCTACGTAGGTGGCTTGATTGCTAAGGCTTACAGCAAAGAATTGAAAGGGCTGCATGCATCTGTCGATGTTGCTGGAGATCATTATGTCGGCGGCTTGGTCGGCTTGAACGAAACAACTATTTCGGAATGCTATGCCACCGGAAACGCTGAAGGAACGGGAACGTTCAGCTATTCTGGAGCTTTTGTTGGCCACAACAAAGGCTTGGTTGAACGCTCTTTTGCGACCGGAAATGCATATAGTGCCGCCAGTTTTGTCGGTGGAAACGATGGAACAATTCGACAGTCTTATTCTACAGGAAATGTCGAAGGCACGGGTAGCTTTGCCCATAACAACCAGTCTGTAATAGAAGACTGCTATTCGACGGGTGATGTGCTTGCTATAGATTCGTACTATGGTTTTGGTTTTGTCGAAATTAACGGCAATGATGCAGAGGTAAGAGGATACTCTTCTGGAAGCGCGTTTAAAGACGGCATCCGTTTCTGCGATGGCTTGCCTGCAAGAACGAAACCCTCGGATGAGTATTACTATTTAGCCGAAGCCTGCAGTGATTCAATGATTGTCGGAAAGGGCCTGACCGATGCTCAGATGAAAATGCAGAAGTCTTTTGCCGCATTCGACTTTGATTCGGTCTGGTACATCGCCGAAGGCATGAGTTACCCGCAGCTTCGCAACATGCCGAATCCGCCGGTTGCTTCGAATGGGGAACTTCTCTATAGCGCCAAACCTCTCGCGAAGGATATCCGTGCCGAACTGCTTGCGGGCGCCTTCGTGATGGATTCTACGGCGAAGAAGGTGCTTAAGCTGGATTCTGCAAGTGAGGCCTTGCTCGATTCTCTGGAAAACGAAAAATCGCCTTCCGGAACGTTTGTCATCTCTTACCGTGTGGGAATCCTTTTCGATTCCGATACGCTCTGGAGCAGGACAGCCAGCGTTGAACTCACCATTGAAAAAACGACGGGTGCCCGCGTTCGCAATGTCGTGGTGATGCATTCGCTCGGTGCTGCGTTCCGCGACGCTCATGTGGCTCTCCACTTCGGAATTCCTGACGCGGGTGCGGTAAAGTTCTTGCTCATGGATATGCAGGGCCGCGTCGTGAAGGCCTTTGACCTAGGACGCCGTGCAGCGGGTGAGTATTTCGAAACTGTCGCTGCCGAGGGTGTCGTTCGCGGTCGCTATATCGGTGTGCTGCAGGTGAATGGCCGTGTGACAGACAAGGTAATGCTGCTGAAGCGGTAA
- a CDS encoding TIGR02147 family protein: MMKSVIEYKDYREYVLDYYRERKRTSAFTWREFAKIAGFASGSYLKLVCDGKTRLREEGAKKTALAMGLLGFEFDYFVLMVRYENAKTDREKKKCFEEMEALSSAHHVKILGSEMYTFYETWKHSVVRELAVAMPGAKPHEIAKACRLPISAADVSSSLRFLLNAGFLTIDAKGIYHQTSHSITTGRLKVVSVAVHSLLRQMGEFALEALDKLPISERHFSGVTMGMTAESYEKVIEELTECRKRIVSIVSADKKVEKVCRLNMQLFPLSENLNCNPTDLGKGA, translated from the coding sequence ATGATGAAATCAGTTATTGAATACAAAGACTATCGCGAGTACGTACTCGATTACTACCGCGAGCGCAAGCGCACCTCGGCGTTTACATGGCGCGAGTTTGCGAAGATTGCGGGTTTCGCATCGGGGTCCTACCTGAAGCTTGTTTGCGACGGTAAGACTCGACTTCGGGAAGAGGGAGCAAAGAAAACGGCCTTGGCAATGGGGTTGCTGGGGTTTGAATTCGACTACTTCGTTTTGATGGTTCGATACGAAAACGCAAAGACAGATCGAGAGAAAAAGAAGTGCTTCGAGGAAATGGAGGCCTTGAGTTCTGCGCATCACGTGAAAATTCTGGGCAGCGAGATGTACACGTTCTATGAAACGTGGAAACATTCCGTGGTCCGTGAATTGGCCGTGGCGATGCCCGGGGCGAAACCGCACGAAATCGCGAAGGCTTGCCGGTTGCCTATTTCGGCAGCTGACGTAAGCAGCAGTTTGCGATTCCTTTTGAATGCCGGATTCCTGACGATAGATGCCAAGGGCATTTACCACCAGACGAGTCATTCGATTACGACGGGGCGCTTGAAGGTGGTTTCGGTGGCGGTGCATTCGCTGCTGCGCCAGATGGGCGAATTCGCGCTCGAGGCTTTGGACAAGTTGCCTATTTCGGAGCGCCACTTTAGCGGCGTTACCATGGGCATGACTGCCGAAAGCTACGAGAAGGTCATCGAGGAACTCACGGAGTGCCGCAAGCGCATCGTGTCGATTGTCTCGGCTGACAAAAAGGTGGAAAAAGTTTGCCGCTTGAACATGCAACTTTTCCCGCTATCTGAAAATTTAAATTGTAACCCGACTGATTTGGGTAAAGGAGCTTGA
- a CDS encoding FISUMP domain-containing protein, with protein MIHFFDEKKTGLVLALALGASLTACSNVDSKSAGTSEEAEGIIAISDKKIAGVSQKGPFVKGSEVTLRETSKDGSFEPTGREFTTKTVSDKGDFKFDNIDLESQYALLSVEGHYEREYTGEASSCPMRLDAVSDLEKRETVNINLLTHFEYKRVLNLVKEGKTFAEAKKQAAKEVFAAFGVKIDVSSAEDLNIYNSSDGDRTLYNLSRIIDEQPEWNYWHDWYNADDDIDCSKLQDYIDGFTNDFADDGVLADSIMQDLAGEGYSSAKEWSNMMDVDEDDIKRKDEANPGELSIRFLKSEYDFGILVFLNYMDLELCTADLWGEYRKLDKAMVLDGELVDSGYFLCNGYYWDLQTKGYIDSLKIPVDHKTGTMTDPRDGHKYKTVSFEYEGKKYEWMAEELKYESDGLYTWTEAMQLDDKYMTDVVDDSLIGETHQGVCPEGWHVSSTEDWRALVDYVGDVKNLLNENWRTSDIDAAFGKDLIGVYYNKFDFNLMPVDTVYLEVYYHSYKQGSYHISVPDEDEAAYYQLLLEIIDDEEEREEIESYLTPTPIGDYYVEVSPYDYRVEEEPLKEAYVRCVKN; from the coding sequence ATGATTCACTTTTTTGACGAGAAGAAAACGGGGCTTGTCTTGGCGCTTGCTTTGGGCGCGTCGCTCACGGCATGCTCCAATGTGGACTCGAAGTCCGCTGGTACGAGCGAAGAAGCGGAAGGCATTATCGCCATTTCGGACAAGAAGATTGCCGGCGTGTCGCAGAAGGGTCCTTTTGTAAAGGGTTCTGAAGTGACCCTTAGGGAAACTTCGAAAGACGGAAGTTTTGAACCTACAGGCAGGGAATTTACCACCAAGACTGTCAGCGACAAGGGCGATTTCAAGTTTGACAATATCGATTTGGAAAGCCAGTACGCGCTTCTTTCTGTAGAGGGTCACTATGAGCGTGAATACACGGGTGAGGCATCTAGCTGCCCGATGCGTCTCGATGCCGTATCTGATTTGGAAAAACGCGAAACGGTAAACATCAACCTCTTGACTCATTTTGAATACAAGCGTGTCCTGAATCTGGTCAAGGAGGGCAAGACCTTTGCCGAAGCCAAAAAGCAAGCCGCAAAGGAAGTCTTTGCCGCGTTCGGTGTCAAGATCGATGTTTCCTCTGCAGAAGACTTGAACATCTACAATTCTTCGGATGGCGACAGAACGCTCTACAATCTTAGCCGAATTATAGATGAACAGCCTGAATGGAATTATTGGCACGATTGGTATAATGCTGATGACGATATCGATTGCTCCAAATTGCAAGATTATATCGATGGATTTACCAATGACTTTGCCGATGACGGTGTTCTCGCAGATTCGATTATGCAGGATCTCGCTGGCGAAGGCTATAGCTCTGCCAAGGAATGGAGCAACATGATGGATGTAGACGAAGATGATATCAAGAGAAAGGACGAGGCAAACCCGGGTGAATTAAGCATCCGTTTCTTGAAGAGTGAATACGATTTCGGCATTCTAGTCTTCTTGAATTATATGGATTTGGAACTCTGTACCGCCGACCTTTGGGGCGAATACAGAAAGCTGGATAAGGCCATGGTGCTTGACGGAGAGCTTGTTGACTCGGGCTATTTCCTTTGCAATGGGTATTATTGGGATTTGCAGACAAAGGGATATATCGATTCTCTCAAGATTCCGGTTGACCACAAAACGGGAACTATGACCGACCCGCGTGACGGACATAAGTACAAGACCGTGAGCTTTGAATACGAAGGGAAAAAGTATGAATGGATGGCCGAAGAACTCAAGTATGAATCTGATGGACTCTATACTTGGACGGAAGCCATGCAACTTGATGACAAGTACATGACGGATGTCGTTGACGACAGCTTGATTGGTGAGACTCACCAGGGGGTCTGTCCCGAAGGTTGGCATGTGTCCAGTACCGAGGATTGGAGAGCCTTGGTGGATTATGTCGGCGACGTTAAAAACTTGCTTAACGAAAACTGGAGAACTTCTGATATAGATGCGGCCTTTGGAAAAGATTTGATTGGCGTGTACTACAACAAGTTTGATTTTAACCTTATGCCGGTGGATACGGTGTACTTGGAAGTCTATTACCATTCTTACAAGCAAGGTTCTTACCATATAAGCGTGCCGGATGAAGACGAGGCTGCTTACTATCAGCTCTTGCTTGAAATAATTGATGATGAAGAAGAACGCGAAGAAATTGAAAGTTATCTTACTCCGACGCCGATAGGTGACTATTATGTGGAAGTCTCTCCCTACGATTATCGTGTTGAAGAAGAACCGCTAAAAGAAGCTTACGTGCGTTGCGTAAAGAATTAG
- a CDS encoding ATP-binding protein has protein sequence MKNPFLLEPYTSKELFCGREQELKEIVSLLTNGSNVTLISPRRYGKTGLIFRTFEDLREKKCTCIYADIFSAQNLDDFLKILSEAIVNAVTSESIIKKFFNALKNARPTLSYDPISGSPQVSLSFQTDSQKHPTLKSIFDFLEKQETQIIFAIDEFQQIREFKETNTEALLRTYIQQLHHVKFIFCGSKKHLMADMFTNAKKPFYESSRTIYINRIDADKYKAFITGLFKKAGKSIDDDAVDFILGWTKRHTYYTQFVCNQVFADSSQRITLEDVKKVASRILRFETTNFIERRNLITEKQWKYLVAVAKEGEVKKPTAADFLMKYKIGNAATAKKILTALVEKELLLEQNDLNGKAYSVYNVFMSRWMESL, from the coding sequence GTGAAAAACCCGTTTTTGCTAGAGCCCTACACATCAAAGGAACTGTTCTGCGGCCGCGAACAGGAGCTCAAAGAAATCGTCTCTCTCTTAACGAATGGCTCCAACGTGACACTCATTTCGCCTAGACGTTACGGAAAAACAGGCCTAATTTTCAGAACATTTGAAGACCTCCGCGAGAAAAAATGCACCTGCATATATGCAGATATTTTCTCAGCTCAAAACCTAGATGATTTTCTCAAGATTCTTTCCGAAGCAATCGTTAATGCCGTAACAAGCGAGTCCATAATAAAAAAATTCTTCAACGCCCTTAAAAACGCAAGACCCACACTCAGTTACGATCCCATTTCCGGTAGCCCACAGGTTTCGCTTTCATTCCAAACAGACTCGCAAAAACATCCTACACTAAAATCCATTTTTGATTTTCTTGAAAAACAAGAAACGCAAATCATTTTTGCTATTGACGAATTTCAACAAATAAGAGAATTCAAAGAAACAAATACCGAAGCCCTACTGCGGACATACATCCAACAATTACACCATGTAAAATTCATTTTCTGCGGAAGCAAAAAACATTTAATGGCAGACATGTTTACCAACGCAAAGAAACCTTTTTATGAAAGTTCAAGAACAATCTATATCAACCGTATAGACGCAGATAAATACAAGGCATTTATTACAGGTCTCTTCAAAAAGGCAGGCAAATCCATTGACGACGACGCCGTCGATTTTATCTTGGGTTGGACAAAACGGCACACTTATTACACTCAATTCGTCTGCAACCAGGTTTTTGCGGATTCATCCCAAAGGATTACGTTAGAAGATGTAAAAAAAGTCGCATCCAGAATTCTTCGGTTCGAAACAACAAACTTCATAGAGCGTCGCAATCTGATTACCGAGAAACAGTGGAAATACCTCGTCGCAGTCGCCAAAGAAGGCGAAGTCAAAAAGCCGACCGCGGCAGATTTCTTGATGAAATACAAAATCGGAAACGCGGCCACCGCAAAGAAAATCCTCACTGCCCTTGTCGAAAAGGAACTGCTGCTAGAGCAAAACGATTTAAACGGGAAAGCTTATAGTGTCTATAACGTATTTATGTCCCGCTGGATGGAATCGCTTTAA
- a CDS encoding TIGR02147 family protein: MKEIVEYTDYRKFIQDYYDERKRTSAFTWRDFARDAGFSSAVYLKYVCEGKKNLSVGAAGSVASAMGLVGFEHTYFVLMVSYAHAKGDEAKRAAFEERCALANAHKVRVLGVEEFNYFKSWKNVVLRELAPNMPGAKPLEMAHAIKPAITAAEVTETLDFLVRAKLLKKDKNGNYQQTDKAISMGSVDAVPVAARDLQRQMGEFAVKAINLPLSERDMSGLTMGLTRKSYERIRKELADCRRRIIAIASEDDETEQVYRLNLQLFPLSEPLAKESKTSVKKEGDNEK; this comes from the coding sequence ATGAAGGAGATTGTAGAATATACCGATTATCGTAAGTTCATTCAGGACTATTACGATGAACGCAAGCGTACTTCGGCGTTTACCTGGCGAGACTTTGCGCGAGACGCGGGGTTTTCGTCGGCGGTATATCTGAAGTATGTCTGCGAGGGGAAGAAAAACCTGAGCGTAGGGGCTGCAGGTTCCGTAGCGAGTGCTATGGGGTTGGTGGGGTTCGAACACACGTACTTTGTGCTGATGGTTTCGTACGCGCATGCGAAGGGGGACGAGGCGAAACGAGCCGCGTTCGAGGAACGCTGTGCGCTTGCGAATGCTCACAAGGTGCGTGTGCTAGGGGTCGAAGAGTTCAATTATTTTAAATCGTGGAAAAACGTGGTGCTGCGAGAACTTGCGCCAAATATGCCCGGTGCAAAGCCGCTAGAAATGGCTCATGCGATAAAGCCCGCGATAACCGCTGCCGAAGTCACGGAGACGCTCGACTTTTTGGTGCGGGCAAAGCTCTTGAAAAAAGACAAAAACGGAAATTACCAGCAGACGGACAAGGCGATTTCGATGGGCTCTGTAGACGCCGTGCCTGTGGCTGCCCGCGATTTGCAGCGCCAGATGGGCGAATTCGCCGTAAAGGCAATCAATTTACCGCTTTCGGAACGCGACATGTCGGGCCTTACCATGGGCCTCACCCGTAAATCTTACGAACGGATTCGTAAGGAACTCGCAGATTGCCGCCGCCGAATTATCGCGATTGCCTCGGAAGACGACGAGACGGAACAGGTTTACCGATTGAATTTGCAACTGTTCCCGCTGAGTGAACCTTTGGCAAAAGAAAGCAAGACTTCAGTTAAGAAGGAAGGAGACAATGAAAAATAA